A window of Ictidomys tridecemlineatus isolate mIctTri1 chromosome 1, mIctTri1.hap1, whole genome shotgun sequence contains these coding sequences:
- the LOC101962074 gene encoding ras-related protein Rap-1b, which yields MREYKLVVLGSGGVGKSALTVQFVQGIFVEKYDPTIEDSYIKQVEVDAQQCMLEILDTAGTEQFTAMRDLYMKNGQGFALVYSITAQSTFNDLQDLREQILRVKDTDDVPMILVGNKCDLEDERVVGKEQGQNLARQWNNCAFLESSAKSKINVNEIFYDLVRQINRKTPVPGKARKKSSCQLL from the coding sequence ATGCGTGAATATAAGCTAGTCGTTCTTGGCTCAGGAGGAGTTGGAAAGTCTGCTCTGACTGTACAATTTGTTCAAGgaatttttgttgaaaaatatGATCCTACGATAGAAGATTCTTATATAAAGCAAGTTGAAGTAGATGCACAACAATGTATGCTTGAAATCTTGGATACTGCAGGAACGGAACAATTTACAGCAATGAGGGATTTGTACATGAAAAATGGACAAGGCTTTGCTTTAGTTTATTCCATCACTGCACAGTCCACCTTTAATGATTTACAAGATCTGAGAGAACAGATTCTTCGAGTTAAAGACACTGATGATGTTCCCATGATTCTGGTTGGTAATAAGTGTGACTTGGAAGATGAAAGAGTTGTAGGAAAGGAACAAGGTCAAAATCTAGCAAGACAGTGGAACAACTGTGCATTCTTAGAATCTTctgcaaaatcaaaaataaatgttaatgagaTCTTTTATGACCTAGTGCGGCAAATTAACAGAAAAACTCCAGTGCCTGGGAAGGCCCGCAAAAAGTCATCGTGTCAGCTGCTTTAA